The following coding sequences lie in one Arabidopsis thaliana chromosome 3, partial sequence genomic window:
- a CDS encoding Plant invertase/pectin methylesterase inhibitor superfamily protein (Plant invertase/pectin methylesterase inhibitor superfamily protein; FUNCTIONS IN: enzyme inhibitor activity, pectinesterase inhibitor activity, pectinesterase activity; INVOLVED IN: biological_process unknown; LOCATED IN: endomembrane system; EXPRESSED IN: 9 plant structures; EXPRESSED DURING: L mature pollen stage, M germinated pollen stage, 4 anthesis, C globular stage, petal differentiation and expansion stage; CONTAINS InterPro DOMAIN/s: Pectinesterase inhibitor (InterPro:IPR006501); BEST Arabidopsis thaliana protein match is: Plant invertase/pectin methylesterase inhibitor superfamily protein (TAIR:AT2G47050.1); Has 73 Blast hits to 72 proteins in 15 species: Archae - 0; Bacteria - 0; Metazoa - 0; Fungi - 0; Plants - 73; Viruses - 0; Other Eukaryotes - 0 (source: NCBI BLink).), producing the protein MNTPIKLFFLFIFVAATATAKPVKRTNYLFTPHAKAVAGICTVIPTDTSLCCKTLKHVPTNDPIELIRALVAAAETSVKQSVTFLSGIKPKHMSDATATAVVNSCEKNLNYALEDFADFWKATGKDVTTLAHNYFTCKKELMSIMGYHSTCLDDIEDKILLKEVGIGIGVGKNLTSDSFDVFNNLNTIFKTFGIKVKLNEEDTSPRPPPLSDYYY; encoded by the coding sequence ATGAACACTCCaatcaaactcttctttctcttcatattCGTTGCCGCAACCGCAACGGCTAAACCAGTCAAACGAACGAACTACCTTTTCACACCGCACGCCAAAGCAGTCGCGGGAATCTGCACCGTTATCCCAACGGACACAAGTCTATGTTGCAAAACCCTTAAACACGTTCCTACCAATGACCCCATCGAACTAATCCGAGCATTAGTGGCTGCCGCTGAAACATCCGTCAAACAAAGTGTGACTTTCCTCTCtggaatcaaaccaaaacacatgTCAGACGCAACCGCAACCGCAGTGGTCAACAGCTGCGAGAAAAACTTGAATTACGCGTTGGAAGATTTCGCCGATTTTTGGAAAGCTACGGGGAAAGATGTAACGACGTTGgctcataattattttacgTGTAAAAAAGAGTTAATGTCAATCATGGGGTATCATTCGACTTGTTTGGACGATATTGAAGACAAGATTTTGTTGAAGGAAGTGGGGATTGGGATTGGAGTTGGGAAGAATCTAACAAGTGATTCTTTTGATGTGTTTAATAACTTGAATACTATTTTCAAGACTTTTGGTATTAAGGTGAAGCTTAACGAGGAAGACACTTCGCCCCGACCGCCACCCTTGTCTGATTATTATTACTGA
- a CDS encoding Plant invertase/pectin methylesterase inhibitor superfamily protein → MHYLSSYIKKPLFFLRDPFLSDPFLRSYENTIMNTPIKLFFLFIFVAATATAKPVKRTNYLFTPHAKAVAGICTVIPTDTSLCCKTLKHVPTNDPIELIRALVAAAETSVKQSVTFLSGIKPKHMSDATATAVVNSCEKNLNYALEDFADFWKATGKDVTTLAHNYFTCKKELMSIMGYHSTCLDDIEDKILLKEVGIGIGVGKNLTSDSFDVFNNLNTIFKTFGIKVKLNEEDTSPRPPPLSDYYY, encoded by the coding sequence atgCATTATCTTTCTAGCTATATCAAAaaacctctcttcttcctccgagATCCGTTCCTTTCCGATCCCTTTCTCCGTTCATACGAAAACACAATCATGAACACTCCaatcaaactcttctttctcttcatattCGTTGCCGCAACCGCAACGGCTAAACCAGTCAAACGAACGAACTACCTTTTCACACCGCACGCCAAAGCAGTCGCGGGAATCTGCACCGTTATCCCAACGGACACAAGTCTATGTTGCAAAACCCTTAAACACGTTCCTACCAATGACCCCATCGAACTAATCCGAGCATTAGTGGCTGCCGCTGAAACATCCGTCAAACAAAGTGTGACTTTCCTCTCtggaatcaaaccaaaacacatgTCAGACGCAACCGCAACCGCAGTGGTCAACAGCTGCGAGAAAAACTTGAATTACGCGTTGGAAGATTTCGCCGATTTTTGGAAAGCTACGGGGAAAGATGTAACGACGTTGgctcataattattttacgTGTAAAAAAGAGTTAATGTCAATCATGGGGTATCATTCGACTTGTTTGGACGATATTGAAGACAAGATTTTGTTGAAGGAAGTGGGGATTGGGATTGGAGTTGGGAAGAATCTAACAAGTGATTCTTTTGATGTGTTTAATAACTTGAATACTATTTTCAAGACTTTTGGTATTAAGGTGAAGCTTAACGAGGAAGACACTTCGCCCCGACCGCCACCCTTGTCTGATTATTATTACTGA
- a CDS encoding Chaperone DnaJ-domain superfamily protein (Chaperone DnaJ-domain superfamily protein; FUNCTIONS IN: heat shock protein binding; INVOLVED IN: protein folding; LOCATED IN: cellular_component unknown; EXPRESSED IN: 23 plant structures; EXPRESSED DURING: 15 growth stages; CONTAINS InterPro DOMAIN/s: Molecular chaperone, heat shock protein, Hsp40, DnaJ (InterPro:IPR015609), Heat shock protein DnaJ, N-terminal (InterPro:IPR001623); Has 1752 Blast hits to 1750 proteins in 478 species: Archae - 12; Bacteria - 767; Metazoa - 163; Fungi - 88; Plants - 94; Viruses - 0; Other Eukaryotes - 628 (source: NCBI BLink).) codes for MEVEEAKILLGFPPNSRPDPSQVKAAYRKKVWESHPDLFPDDQKLVAESKFKSISEAYSCLESGDVKGQWYYRAGVYSRVVKTGVPRPYSSAKRGNRWLIGAPFLLIVLGTIGLGGIKANRAYNLQKQTFPSHNPFLP; via the exons ATGGAGGTGGAGGAAGCCAAGATCTTGCTCGGCTTTCCTCCTAATTCTCGTCCCGATCCTTctcag GTTAAAGCTGCTTACAGGAAGAAAGTATGGGAATCACATCCTGACTTATTTCCTGATGATCAGAAGCTTGTTGCCGAGTCTAAGTTCAAATCG ATATCTGAAGCTTATTCTTGCCTAGAGTCTG GTGATGTTAAAGGTCAATGGTATTACAGAGCAG GTGTGTATTCGAGGGTCGTCAAGACTGGGGTTCCTCGGCCATATTCATCTGCCAAAAGAGGTAACCGTTGGTTGATCGGTGCACCTTTCCTTTTGATTGTCTTAGGAACCATCGGACTTGGTGGAATCAAAGCTAACAG GGCATATAATCTGCAAAAACAGACGTTCCCATCTCACAATCCTTTCCTTCCTTGA
- a CDS encoding Chaperone DnaJ-domain superfamily protein (Chaperone DnaJ-domain superfamily protein; FUNCTIONS IN: heat shock protein binding; INVOLVED IN: protein folding; LOCATED IN: cellular_component unknown; EXPRESSED IN: 23 plant structures; EXPRESSED DURING: 15 growth stages; CONTAINS InterPro DOMAIN/s: Molecular chaperone, heat shock protein, Hsp40, DnaJ (InterPro:IPR015609), Heat shock protein DnaJ, N-terminal (InterPro:IPR001623); Has 805 Blast hits to 805 proteins in 198 species: Archae - 8; Bacteria - 249; Metazoa - 41; Fungi - 73; Plants - 71; Viruses - 0; Other Eukaryotes - 363 (source: NCBI BLink).), which yields MEVEEAKILLGFPPNSRPDPSQVKAAYRKKVWESHPDLFPDDQKLVAESKFKSISEAYSCLESDLTPLELLLLELEE from the exons ATGGAGGTGGAGGAAGCCAAGATCTTGCTCGGCTTTCCTCCTAATTCTCGTCCCGATCCTTctcag GTTAAAGCTGCTTACAGGAAGAAAGTATGGGAATCACATCCTGACTTATTTCCTGATGATCAGAAGCTTGTTGCCGAGTCTAAGTTCAAATCG ATATCTGAAGCTTATTCTTGCCTAGAGTCTG ATTTGACTCCTTTGGAGCTATTGTTGTTGGAATTGGAAGAATGA
- a CDS encoding Chaperone DnaJ-domain superfamily protein, with protein sequence MEVEEAKILLGFPPNSRPDPSQVKAAYRKKVWESHPDLFPDDQKLVAESKFKSISEAYSCLESGDVKGQWYYRAGKKTTQHSDVFLMGYTH encoded by the exons ATGGAGGTGGAGGAAGCCAAGATCTTGCTCGGCTTTCCTCCTAATTCTCGTCCCGATCCTTctcag GTTAAAGCTGCTTACAGGAAGAAAGTATGGGAATCACATCCTGACTTATTTCCTGATGATCAGAAGCTTGTTGCCGAGTCTAAGTTCAAATCG ATATCTGAAGCTTATTCTTGCCTAGAGTCTG GTGATGTTAAAGGTCAATGGTATTACAGAGCAGGTAAAAAGACTACTCAACACTCAGATGTGTTCTTAATGGGTTATACACACTGA
- a CDS encoding Chaperone DnaJ-domain superfamily protein, producing the protein MEVEEAKILLGFPPNSRPDPSQVKAAYRKKVWESHPDLFPDDQKLVAESKFKSISEAYSCLESGNSLSD; encoded by the exons ATGGAGGTGGAGGAAGCCAAGATCTTGCTCGGCTTTCCTCCTAATTCTCGTCCCGATCCTTctcag GTTAAAGCTGCTTACAGGAAGAAAGTATGGGAATCACATCCTGACTTATTTCCTGATGATCAGAAGCTTGTTGCCGAGTCTAAGTTCAAATCG ATATCTGAAGCTTATTCTTGCCTAGAGTCTGGTAATTCTCTCTCAGATTGA
- a CDS encoding Putative endonuclease or glycosyl hydrolase (Putative endonuclease or glycosyl hydrolase; BEST Arabidopsis thaliana protein match is: putative endonuclease or glycosyl hydrolase with C2H2-type zinc finger domain (TAIR:AT5G61190.1); Has 3997 Blast hits to 3396 proteins in 338 species: Archae - 0; Bacteria - 122; Metazoa - 1660; Fungi - 937; Plants - 691; Viruses - 43; Other Eukaryotes - 544 (source: NCBI BLink).) produces the protein MSTNSASDGDFGTNSVPAEMAEAQYVRAKTSVWWDIENCQVPNGLDAHGIAQNITSALQKMNYCGPVSISAYGDTNRIPLTIQHALNSTGIALNHVPAGVKDASDKKILVDMLFWALDNPAPANFMLISGDRDFSNALHGLRMRRYNVLLAQPLKASVPLVHAAKTVWLWTSLSAGGIPLTRAESLQLVANQTTPKPGSEIPSSQPLDSNSDSRRVFDNKSKVKYVPKPSNHQPNNNYRQQQQNTQGKQFKKAPHEFFGTSEPSVSTSRPPPPNLPSSNVNTFPGNVMTNPQNQNQYTYPPRPGPFPPRQPYPNTDPSWNNGNSIPNHAQNYYPNAARPGAATMRPPYGNVFRPYRPENLNPPVGNGFRPMQHPRNDGPRFPSPPLLTPLDISNLSVSQYPSQTQNRPNFNPQVRQEFRPKMESSYTHNGPNKSYIPRCSSAPVTQSTTTTAHTYPSSPGVPPSQPPMVTGSGSSNDRWGTQECPPPSEYVQGLIGVILHALHILKTEKVMPTEPNISDCIQYGDPKHHGTDVKKALESALEHHMIMMTNVGKLKLYIGKNEALWNCVNPLGANAKQYPKETWDRIQQFLTSSSGRVEFTATTCRYEAAQVLKKECLKEFTLGDILQILNITATTKKWITHHQTGWKPITISLAAETTNETATEADPGIQTVA, from the exons ATGTCGACGAACTCGGCGAGTGATGGGGATTTCGGAACTAATTCGGTGCCGGCAGAGATGGCTGAGGCTCAGTACGTGAGAGCGAAGACTTCAGTGTGGTGGGACATAGAGAATTGCCAAGTCCCTAACGGTCTTGATGCTCATGGAATTGCTCAGAATATCACTTCGGCGCTTCAGAAGATGAACTATTGTGGTCCTGTTTCTATCTCTGCTTATGGTGATACCAATCGCATCCCTTTGACCATTCAACATGCTCTTAATTCCACCGGAATTGCGCTCAACCACGTCCCCGCCG GGGTGAAAGATGCGAGTGATAAGAAGATACTAGTGGACATGTTGTTTTGGGCGTTAGACAATCCTGCACCTGCGAATTTTATGTTAATATCAGGAGACAGAGACTTCTCCAATGCTCTTCACGGATTGAGAATGAGACGTTACAATGTTCTTTTGGCACAGCCTCTCAAAGCATCTGTGCCACTTGTTCATGCTGCAAAGACTGTGTGGCTTTGGACTAGCCTATCTGCTGGTGGAATCCCTCTTACACGAGCCGAAAGCTTACAACTTGTTGCCAACCAAACGACCCCAAAGCCTGGTTCAGAGATTCCATCAAGCCAACCTCTGGATTCAAATTCTGACTCCAGGAGAGTCTTTGACAACAAATCCAAAGTCAAATATGTTCCAAAACCATCTAATCATCAGCCTAACAATAATTACCGTCAGCAACAACAGAATACTCAAGGGAAACAGTTTAAGAAAGCCCCACATGAGTTCTTTGGCACTAGCGAGCCATCTGTTTCCACTAGCAGACCTCCTCCTCCCAATTTACCCTCTAGCAATGTTAACACTTTCCCTGGTAATGTCATGACTAATCctcagaatcagaatcagtACACTTATCCTCCTCGCCCTGGTCCATTCCCTCCTAGACAACCTTACCCTAACACTGATCCTTCTTGGAATAATGGAAACAGCATCCCAAACCATGCTCAGAACTATTATCCCAATGCTGCTAGGCCAGGTGCTGCCACTATGCGGCCACCTTATGGTAATGTTTTCCGTCCTTACCGCCCAGAGAATCTGAATCCTCCAGTTGGTAATGGTTTCCGTCCAATGCAGCACCCGCGAAATGACGGGCCTAGATTTCCGTCTCCACCTCTCTTGACTCCACTTGATATCAGCAATCTAAGTGTGTCTCAATATCCTAGTCAAACTCAAAACCGTCCTAATTTCAATCCTCAAGTTAGACAAGAATTCAGACCAAAGATGGAATCCTCATATACTCATAATGGTCCAAATAAGAGTTATATTCCACGGTGTAGTAGTGCCCCGGTAACTCAATCTACGACAACCACTGCCCACACCTACCCTTCCAGTCCTGGAGTTCCACCTTCTCAGCCTCCAATGGTTACTGGATCTGGTTCTAGCAATGATAGGTGGGGAACACAAGAGTGTCCACCACCATCTGAGTATGTTCAAGGCCTTATAGGCGTTATCTTACATGCTCTACACATcttgaaaactgaaaaagttaTGCCTACCGAGCCAAATATCTCGGATTGCATTCAGTATGGAGATCCTAAGCATCACGGTACTGACGTAAAGAAGGCTTTGGAAAGTGCTTTGGAGCATCATATGATCATGATGACAAATGTAGGTAAACTAAAGCTCTACATTGGCAAAAATGAAGCTCTATGGAACTGTGTAAACCCTTTAGGGGCAAACGCTAAGCAATACCCAAAAGAAACTTGGGATAGAATACAACAGTTTCTAACCTCATCTTCTGGGCGTGTGGAGTTTACGGCAACTACGTGCAG GTATGAAGCTGCACAAGTTCTGAAAAAGGAATGTCTAAAAGAGTTTACTTTAGGTGACATACTACAGATCTTGAATATAACAGCAACCACAAAGAAATGGATTACCCATCATCAAACAGGATGGAAACCAATTACTATTAGCCTTGCTGCAGAGACCACAAACGAGACAGCTACTGAAGCGGATCCAGGTATCCAAACCGTTGCCTGA
- the EDA32 gene encoding Putative endonuclease or glycosyl hydrolase (embryo sac development arrest 32 (EDA32); BEST Arabidopsis thaliana protein match is: Putative endonuclease or glycosyl hydrolase (TAIR:AT3G62200.1); Has 433 Blast hits to 413 proteins in 54 species: Archae - 0; Bacteria - 14; Metazoa - 68; Fungi - 36; Plants - 312; Viruses - 0; Other Eukaryotes - 3 (source: NCBI BLink).) encodes MNTAGKEDLGTADTAEAQYVMAKTSVWWDIENCQVPKGLDAHGIAQNISSALKKMNYCGRVSISAYGDTSGIPHVIQHALNSTGIELHHVPAGVKDASDKKILVDMLFWAFDNPAPSNIMLISGDRDFSNALHKLSLRRYNILLAHPPKASAPLSQAATTVWLWTSLLAGGNPLIRGKVKTSQLVANASTSSNVMSSPPHNQFPDPPRSGPLHARQPYLNPDPFVNNRDPNAARPGPSNMRPLCPNAIRRHRQEKLERALPLLILLVFMFMILATVNSN; translated from the exons ATGAATACGGCGGGGAAAGAAGATTTGGGAACGGCGGATACGGCTGAGGCTCAGTACGTGATGGCGAAGACCTCAGTATGGTGGGATATAGAGAATTGTCAAGTCCCTAAGGGTCTTGATGCACATGGGATTGCTCAGAATATTAGTTCGGCGCTTAAGAAAATGAACTATTGTGGTCGGGTCTCAATCTCCGCTTATGGTGATACGAGTGGTATCCCTCATGTCATCCAACATGCTCTTAATTCCACCGGAATCGAGCTCCACCATGTCCCGGCCG GGGTGAAAGATGCGAGTGACAAGAAGATTCTAGTGGACATGTTGTTTTGGGCATTTGACAATCCTGCGCCTTCAAATATTATGTTAATTTCAGGAGATAGAGACTTTTCCAATGCTCTTCACAAATTGAGTCTGAGACGGTACAATATTCTCTTAGCACACCCTCCTAAAGCATCAGCGCCGCTAAGTCAAGCTGCAACAACAGTATGGCTTTGGACAAGTCTATTAGCCGGAGGAAACCCTCTCATACGAGGCAAAGTTAAAACCTCACAACTTGTTGCCAATGCGTCAACTTCTAGTAATGTCATGAGTAGTCCTCCTCACAATCAGTTTCCTGATCCTCCTAGATCAGGTCCTTTGCATGCTCGTCAGCCTTACCTAAACCCTGATCCTTTTGTGAATAACAGAGATCCCAATGCTGCCAGACCAGGACCTTCTAATATGCGGCCACTTTGTCCTAATGCTATCCGTCGTCATCGCCAAGAGAAGCTGGAACGCGCTCTCCCTCTACTGATTTTATTGGTCTTTATGTTTATGATACTTGCAACTGTGAACTCAAATTAA
- a CDS encoding Protein kinase superfamily protein (Protein kinase superfamily protein; FUNCTIONS IN: protein serine/threonine kinase activity, protein kinase activity, kinase activity, ATP binding; INVOLVED IN: protein amino acid phosphorylation; LOCATED IN: cellular_component unknown; EXPRESSED IN: 22 plant structures; EXPRESSED DURING: 13 growth stages; CONTAINS InterPro DOMAIN/s: Protein kinase, ATP binding site (InterPro:IPR017441), Protein kinase, catalytic domain (InterPro:IPR000719), Serine-threonine/tyrosine-protein kinase (InterPro:IPR001245), Protein kinase-like domain (InterPro:IPR011009), Serine/threonine-protein kinase, active site (InterPro:IPR008271); BEST Arabidopsis thaliana protein match is: Protein kinase superfamily protein (TAIR:AT2G47060.4); Has 114745 Blast hits to 113433 proteins in 4682 species: Archae - 113; Bacteria - 13563; Metazoa - 42319; Fungi - 9347; Plants - 32428; Viruses - 387; Other Eukaryotes - 16588 (source: NCBI BLink).), which translates to MSCFGCCREDDLPGANDYGGHNMTKQSGGNDGRRNGSETAQKGAQSVKVQPIEVAAILADELIEATNDFGTNSLIGEGSYARVYHGVLKNGQRAAIKKLDSNKQPNEEFLAQVSMVSRLKHVNFVELLGYSVDGNSRILVFEFAQNGSLHDILHGRKGVKGAKPGPLLSWHQRVKIAVGAARGLEYLHEKANPHVIHRDIKSSNVLIFDNDVAKIADFDLSNQAPDMAARLHSTRVLGTFGYHAPEYAMTGQLSAKSDVYSFGVVLLELLTGRKPVDHTLPRGQQSLVTWATPKLSEDKVKQCVDSRLGGDYPPKAVAKLAAVAALCVQYEADFRPNMSIVVKALQPLLNARTGPAGEGAP; encoded by the exons ATGAGCTGTTTTGGCTGTTGCCGTGAAGATGATTTGCCTGGAGCTAATGATTATGGAGGTCACAATATGACCAAACAATCTGGAG GAAATGATGGAAGGCGCAACGGCTCTGAAACTGCACAAAAAGGTGCTCAGAGTGTGAAAGTGCAGCCTATAGAAGTAGCTGCTATTCTCGCTGATGAACTGATTGAAGCAACGAATGATTTTGGAACTAATTCTCTTATCGGTGAAGGCTCGTATGCGAGAGTGTATCACGGGGTGTTAAAGAATGGTCAGCGTGCAGCCATTAAAAAGTTAGATTCTAACAAACAGCCTAATGAAGAGTTTCTAGCACAG GTTTCCATGGTTTCGAGGTTGAAGCATGTTAACTTTGTTGAGCTGCTTGGTTACTCTGTTGATGGGAATTCGAGGATACTTGTCTTTGAGTTTGCCCAAAATGGATCTCTTCATGATATTCTTCACG GGAGAAAAGGTGTGAAGGGAGCAAAGCCTGGTCCACTCTTGTCGTGGCATCAACGAGTGAAGATTGCTGTTGGAGCAGCAAGAGGGCTTGAGTATTTACATGAAAAGGCAAATCCACATGTCATCCACCGTGACATAAAATCCAGCAATGTTCTAATCTTTGATAACGATGTAGCCAAGATAGCTGACTTTGATCTCTCAAATCAAGCTCCTGATATGGCAGCACGCCTTCATTCAACTCGTGTTCTTGGAACCTTTGGTTACCATGCCCCTGA ATATGCAATGACTGGGCAATTGAGTGCCAAGAGTGACGTATACAGTTTCGGAGTTGTACTGCTCGAGCTTCTTACAGGTCGAAAGCCTGTTGATCATACATTGCCTCGAGGCCAGCAAAGTCTAGTCACATGG GCTACACCAAAGCTAAGCGAAGACAAGGTTAAGCAGTGTGTTGATTCAAGACTGGGAGGAGATTACCCTCCAAAAGCTGTTGCTAAG TTAGCTGCTGTTGCTGCATTGTGTGTACAATACGAAGCTGATTTCAGACCAAACATGAGTATTGTCGTGAAGGCTCTGCAACCATTGTTGAATGCTCGGACCGGACCTGCAGGAGAAGGAGCACCTTAG
- a CDS encoding Protein kinase superfamily protein yields the protein MDYGLMVPLYMLNLGMNLQVSMVSRLKHVNFVELLGYSVDGNSRILVFEFAQNGSLHDILHGRKGVKGAKPGPLLSWHQRVKIAVGAARGLEYLHEKANPHVIHRDIKSSNVLIFDNDVAKIADFDLSNQAPDMAARLHSTRVLGTFGYHAPEYAMTGQLSAKSDVYSFGVVLLELLTGRKPVDHTLPRGQQSLVTWATPKLSEDKVKQCVDSRLGGDYPPKAVAKLAAVAALCVQYEADFRPNMSIVVKALQPLLNARTGPAGEGAP from the exons ATGGATTATGGACTTATGGTCCCACTTTACATGTTGAATTTGGGAATGAATCTTCAGGTTTCCATGGTTTCGAGGTTGAAGCATGTTAACTTTGTTGAGCTGCTTGGTTACTCTGTTGATGGGAATTCGAGGATACTTGTCTTTGAGTTTGCCCAAAATGGATCTCTTCATGATATTCTTCACG GGAGAAAAGGTGTGAAGGGAGCAAAGCCTGGTCCACTCTTGTCGTGGCATCAACGAGTGAAGATTGCTGTTGGAGCAGCAAGAGGGCTTGAGTATTTACATGAAAAGGCAAATCCACATGTCATCCACCGTGACATAAAATCCAGCAATGTTCTAATCTTTGATAACGATGTAGCCAAGATAGCTGACTTTGATCTCTCAAATCAAGCTCCTGATATGGCAGCACGCCTTCATTCAACTCGTGTTCTTGGAACCTTTGGTTACCATGCCCCTGA ATATGCAATGACTGGGCAATTGAGTGCCAAGAGTGACGTATACAGTTTCGGAGTTGTACTGCTCGAGCTTCTTACAGGTCGAAAGCCTGTTGATCATACATTGCCTCGAGGCCAGCAAAGTCTAGTCACATGG GCTACACCAAAGCTAAGCGAAGACAAGGTTAAGCAGTGTGTTGATTCAAGACTGGGAGGAGATTACCCTCCAAAAGCTGTTGCTAAG TTAGCTGCTGTTGCTGCATTGTGTGTACAATACGAAGCTGATTTCAGACCAAACATGAGTATTGTCGTGAAGGCTCTGCAACCATTGTTGAATGCTCGGACCGGACCTGCAGGAGAAGGAGCACCTTAG